TCGTGGATGCCGGTGATCTGACGGGAGTCTCGGAAGAACCGGACCGCGGCGACGAGCGCGAGAACGACCAgagaccagcagcagcagcagcagcagcagcacagcaGATCCGCGCAGAAGAACACCTATGATgatgtacaaaacaaaacaattccaTACAGACTtttcaggcaacatttttccaccTTCCATTTACTAGATTTGAATGATTACACACACTGCACTGAGAAATACTCAAGTGAATATCTAATAATATGTTATTAAAGCAAAATATTACTAGAAAAGATTTACTAGACACGCCCATGACTTAATTCATGGgcatttttaatttcaaatgtttcttaCCATTAGATATTTACCACGGTAAATGCAATTGTAACAGTTATTGTAATTACAAAAACACTGTGGCATTGATGTTTGACTCCACTTTCATCAATCAGTCAATAAATACAGTAAtggcagaaatattttaaaattgattaaaaattaattgtaggtgtgtatatttattttctttatgcattgatattttatctttattttcatttattcaggtttgaatatattttttttattcatacatttatttatatatttttatttattttattagattttatttagctttgtatgtgaatatttttaatattgtttctttatatacattttaatgaggatgtttatgtatttatgcatatatatatatatatatatatagttattttttccAGGTTAATTTTAAGAGATAAGTGTTTTCATTctcatatttataaattattataaatataacttTGAAAGAAGAGACAGGAGAGCAAAAGCTGTGACAAATAAAACTCAGCCAACTAGACTGAATTTGTGTTGCTGGCAGATtcctattatttattcattagttCAAATTAGGTTGTGCAACTGTGTGAAAGTTTATACGCATAAACCTCCATTGGGACTGACCATATTAAAACTGATTATAGTGCACAACCAATGGAGAAACAAAATATTGTTTCAATGTCTGGCTGcatgaaaaaaaacacttaaaatgtttacattttgatCAAGAATTAAGCAAAAATATGAttctttgcattatttttattacaattaatgttaATGACAGTTAATGCCTCTCAGGCATGCCGCGGTGCATTCCTGTTCGACTGGTgagaaagggaacgtcttgggtTATGCATGTAACCTTAGTACCTCGAGAGGGAACGATATGCTCTCCCCTCGCCATGCCTATTCTCCAAAGTGTCCACTAGAGGACCCCACATCTTGTTCCCTAGAAGGGGAACCATGTTACATGCATAACCCGAAGACGTTCCCTCATTTCACTGCTAATGATTTATAGCAAAAATAATTTCTACTTCAAAGACAGAAATGACCTGATCATGTTCAGAATTGACTAACGTACCATGACTAGTGCAGTTGTTAATACTCCTTCACTGAGAAAAACAGTAGATCTTGCTTCCGAACCCCCGAATCTCACTCCTGTCCTGATCCCGCTGCGCAGAAGAGCTCAAGGGCCACAAACCGACTCCGGGGTCCAAGGGCACCACAAGCAATAAACGTCATTGAGGTTGTGCAACTCAACCTATGGCCTAGTTTGGCTTCTAAACATTCATTACTTGGTTTCTTTGGCCATGTTACACTGTAGCTGTGGTCAAAATAAGTCGTGAAATTAAACTTTTGACAGGTTCTTATTTAGCAGATTAAATAACACACGCTTGTATGATGTTGGTATGGTGATGGTGTAATAAAAGTTTTTATCAatcttttaaagaaatgtattcaATTCTGAGCTTACATAATCATATCACTGGTTTAATATTCTCTCATGAAAGTTGAGATAATGAGAGGATATTTATATTgggtaaaatataattgaaatgctgtaaaattaaggaaaaatatttatttgtgattaGAAAATCTTACAGGAAAAATGAGACCCCCCAAAAATGttacagaaaacattttaaaatttagttttttatttattcaatattggaaaaatgtacaataaaagttTTAACTGATTCACATGTGGATCATTTTATAATTAGGGCACTTTTCATGTCCATTATAGATGGATAATTGTATTCTAACAATTTTCTTCAGAAATACTGTTATGTATACACAATATGAGAATATGCACTACAATCTCTTACAAATATTTTGTGCACACTGTTTTTCAGTTTGCTTGAGAATGCATTAATGTCtattaaattatagtttttgcatttaaaatgagtGGTTCTTGAGTTCAAAATAATGCGTAAAGATGTTAAAGTCAATATTCTCTGTATTAAATTTAGTTCTACAACCTAAATGCCTTAGAAAAATTGAGTTTAACATTTTTTTAGTTTGAAAGAAATTATAATTCAGTTAAGAAAATACGGTTTATTCCATCAATGTGCTGCATAGGTGCAACATAGAGAAGTGGCTGTTTATGCTTACAGAACCGAAGCTTTTGGAtgaacagcattttttaaaacgAAAGCATCTGAGATGAAGGTTGGCATATAGGAGAGAGGCAGCCAGAAGAACTTGGCATCCCAGCCTGGAGAATATCTGGTCCGAGGATGAACCGCAGCCACAGCGTGCTCCATACAGCTGACCACCTTCATCAGATCTGGATCCAATATCTTTTCAATCTTCTCCTTAATCACCAGCTTTGCTAGAAGCACAATCATACAGACATCAGGAGTTTATTTAGGCTTTTAGAACTAGTGCAAACAGTTTGAGAGTGCGGACTTAATTTATTTGAAGCAGGTTATTGGACTCAAACTCACTTTTGTCTATGAAATCACTGCCATACTCATCCTTGACCTCCTGAGGCAACCTTTTCCATAATCTCTGCAGATGGCTCTCAAAGATAGTGGAGTCAGTAACACACGTTTTGAAGAATCCAGGTTCAATGCATAAAACCTTGACTCCAAACGGTGCCATGTTCCTCCTGGACAACAAAGACGcattaaataactaaaactgccagatatgaaaaataaaaaaaaatggattctGGAAATATTGTTGGTTTAGTGGTAAATTTAAACTTGCACATGAAAATATTTCCAgtgttattactattatattatatttatacatattaaatgaaaaaaaaaaaaaggtgattgtGAAATTTTTTATGTATGCAACAAACTGTAATAAGTTTAAGTTcaaatactaaaattactaaaacggaaataaaaaaagaattaaagttatacagaaatataaaaacaaatataaaaacattacaagcaaatgtgaatgaatgagtgaaactgaaaatatacaaataaaagctgattcaaaaaatgtataaatactacAACAGTATATACATAATACTACAATGACAGCTTTTTTAAAGGATAggattttttcctctctctttcgcTGTAAATgagattttgtgaattttcaaAAAACGATCGATCACAGGACATACTGACCTTAGACCGTCATTAAAGGCCTCTACTCCATACTTAGTAATGCAGTACGCTCCTCCCAGAGTACTAATCCTTCCGAACACACTGGCCACATTGACCACTCTGCCTTTGGCTTTCTTAATGAGCGGCAACACGCTCAGAGTGATGGCAACAACCCCGATCAGATTGACATTGATCATTTGTTTGAAGTCCTCGATTTCCAGCCAGTCATTGGGAGCAGTTGGGAAAGAGATCCCAGCGTTGTTGACCACAGCCCACAGACCTGCAAACacgaacaacaaaataaaatgattttaattcATCTCAAGGGAGACTGCTAAATAAATatcctttattttactttactttgttgagaactaaaaaaatatttacaaaaacatttttttaatcacaggaatTGTTATATACTGGTTATTAATATCATCTAAGTTTTCTGGAAATACCCCGTATAATGTGCATTACTAAACATATGTATTGTGTAGGATAACATGCATTTATGAGCAAATGTCCTATTGCTGAATGAGCAATTAAAtgaatttctttacattttttatttttactttttaaatcaaaTCTTGCACTAAGTTTTTCAAGGCATCTATTTAAAATCAGGAATTTATCTAAAAGTGCACTCTTAATttcttaatgttttaattatctcttatgttcaccaaggctacatttatgtgctcagaaatacagtaaaaactgtaatattgtgaaatagtattataattaaagataactgttttctattgtaatatattttgaaatgcaattaattcctgggatgcaaagctgaatttttagcagacATTA
The genomic region above belongs to Carassius carassius chromosome 11, fCarCar2.1, whole genome shotgun sequence and contains:
- the dhrs9 gene encoding dehydrogenase/reductase SDR family member 9; protein product: MFLYIVGLIVLLYVYRWFRELGRVPNKSEKSVYITGCDTGFGNLLAKHLDTKGFRVIAGCYTEKGEVELKKCCSDKLTTLHLDVTDNYSIKKAADTIKTLVGEKGLWAVVNNAGISFPTAPNDWLEIEDFKQMINVNLIGVVAITLSVLPLIKKAKGRVVNVASVFGRISTLGGAYCITKYGVEAFNDGLRRNMAPFGVKVLCIEPGFFKTCVTDSTIFESHLQRLWKRLPQEVKDEYGSDFIDKTKLVIKEKIEKILDPDLMKVVSCMEHAVAAVHPRTRYSPGWDAKFFWLPLSYMPTFISDAFVLKNAVHPKASVL